One part of the Treponema peruense genome encodes these proteins:
- a CDS encoding NifB/NifX family molybdenum-iron cluster-binding protein yields the protein MTKIAVTYKNGEIFQHFGHTEDFKVYSIENNCISDSGVINTNGQGHEALAVFLSSLGVTVLICGGIGSGAMEALSEQNIKVAAGVKGDCDAAVKDYLAGKLEYTSVPNCSHHHEHGHEKKDPPLSLENSFFKPVNTVH from the coding sequence ATGACAAAAATCGCAGTCACTTACAAAAACGGTGAAATATTCCAGCATTTTGGTCACACAGAAGATTTTAAAGTTTATTCTATAGAGAACAATTGTATTTCTGACTCAGGTGTAATCAATACAAACGGTCAGGGGCACGAAGCGCTTGCTGTTTTTTTAAGCAGTCTTGGCGTTACGGTTTTGATTTGCGGTGGTATAGGTTCCGGGGCAATGGAAGCACTTTCCGAACAGAATATTAAGGTTGCTGCCGGTGTAAAAGGGGACTGCGACGCTGCGGTTAAGGATTATCTTGCTGGCAAACTTGAATATACTTCTGTTCCAAACTGCAGCCATCATCACGAACACGGTCATGAAAAAAAAGATCCGCCCCTTTCTCTGGAAAACTCATTTTTTAAACCTGTAAATACGGTTCATTGA
- a CDS encoding sensor histidine kinase — protein sequence MKSSRNKFSLIKRVQHTYILIIALMIVPTIYSVVVSNIHSRQYNDIITNVSLANLINSIAKKEIPDELWNIVSGRKSFNEGMQYEMLEEIKDGLSRIEQTTSDKRSRQKLEVASRARLTLYRNVSRLGVNIASGGSVASSEVALDEIRSISALFSDIMQEFIVMEIESAYKTNISISNSSIVLGLIQAGIILFAVILSLRGGLALSDSVRRPISEMEILSTKIAHGDFDSRVNIPGVLELDNLADNLNSMAQKIDALIKQNVEEQKNLRKAEMKALQAQITPHFLYNTFDTIIWLAEEEQTEDVIKVTHAFSEFLRISLSRGHEWITVGQELDHVRNYLTIQKIRYADILNYEIEADPALNDFKMLKLSLQPLVENAIYHGIKNKRGRGHLKVSAHFSDASKKFMTFTVQDDGAGFSQERLEQVRHELSLNSCETEKLSSVYGLYNVNQRLVLYYNDGAEPLSDGIQIESMGGFGAKISFTVPCIVQEADRRI from the coding sequence ATGAAAAGTTCGCGCAATAAATTCAGTCTTATAAAAAGGGTTCAGCATACTTATATTCTTATCATTGCGCTTATGATTGTTCCGACAATTTATTCTGTTGTTGTTTCCAATATTCATTCGAGGCAGTACAATGATATTATTACAAATGTAAGTCTTGCCAATTTAATAAACAGTATTGCAAAAAAAGAAATCCCCGATGAACTTTGGAATATTGTAAGTGGCCGTAAATCTTTCAACGAAGGCATGCAATATGAAATGCTCGAAGAAATCAAAGACGGACTTTCACGCATTGAACAGACTACGTCTGACAAACGCAGCCGCCAGAAACTCGAAGTTGCTTCCCGTGCGCGTCTTACTCTTTACAGAAACGTAAGTCGTCTTGGCGTTAACATTGCGTCGGGTGGTTCTGTTGCAAGCAGTGAAGTTGCACTTGACGAAATCCGCAGTATCAGTGCGCTTTTTTCTGACATAATGCAGGAATTTATTGTTATGGAAATTGAGTCTGCCTACAAAACAAATATTTCTATTTCAAATTCTTCTATTGTATTGGGACTTATTCAGGCCGGAATTATTCTTTTTGCGGTTATTCTTTCCCTTCGCGGAGGTCTTGCCCTTTCTGATTCAGTGCGCCGTCCTATTTCAGAAATGGAAATTCTTTCTACAAAAATTGCGCACGGTGACTTTGATTCGCGCGTAAACATTCCGGGTGTTTTGGAACTGGACAATCTTGCAGACAACCTTAATTCCATGGCGCAAAAAATTGACGCCCTTATAAAACAGAATGTAGAAGAACAGAAAAATTTGCGCAAGGCAGAGATGAAGGCTTTGCAGGCACAGATTACCCCGCATTTTTTGTACAATACTTTTGATACAATTATCTGGCTTGCCGAAGAAGAGCAGACAGAAGATGTTATAAAAGTAACGCACGCTTTTTCTGAGTTTCTGCGCATTTCCTTAAGCCGCGGACACGAATGGATTACAGTTGGCCAGGAACTTGACCACGTGCGCAATTATCTTACAATTCAAAAAATCCGCTATGCAGATATTCTTAACTACGAAATTGAAGCAGACCCGGCTCTTAACGATTTTAAGATGCTCAAACTGAGCCTTCAGCCTCTGGTGGAAAATGCAATTTATCACGGAATTAAAAATAAGCGTGGCCGTGGACATCTAAAAGTCAGCGCACATTTTTCTGATGCTTCAAAAAAGTTTATGACTTTTACCGTACAGGATGACGGCGCGGGTTTTTCACAGGAGAGGCTTGAACAGGTAAGACATGAACTTTCGCTTAATTCCTGCGAAACAGAAAAACTCAGTTCGGTTTACGGTCTTTACAATGTTAACCAAAGACTTGTACTTTATTATAATGATGGTGCAGAACCGCTTTCAGATGGAATTCAAATTGAAAGTATGGGCGGTTTTGGTGCAAAAATTTCGTTTACTGTTCCGTGTATTGTTCAGGAAGCTGACCGGAGGATTTAA
- a CDS encoding bifunctional diguanylate cyclase/phosphodiesterase, which yields MLSKRRRFITSFFIVSATVGIIASVFFLIAALYGKKIAQSDYYKEIESPEAHVLFISSYDITYFSVLRQIRGIHSVFDENNISFDVEFMDTKRFTESEVVDNFYKSLKYKLNTIKYKYDAILLADDAALDFGEKYQDELFAGIPIVFFCVNSISHANRAVARPLITGYAEEIFLEDTLNVALRLNPGAKSVTAIYDETPTGYGDWIQFRNFANRYKTEYKNFDFYGINTTSLSHFEFASSLSNLDDSTILMFLSAVDDKQGNVYSSASQVEFIVKHSKIPVYRYNTNGLGQGILGGKTVDFETEARNAALLVLDILEGTNMNFISLKRNTEGLFYFDNDVIQRFNLDESKLPKDAVIINKKISAIKAYAKILAPCIFLVLSLGALLIIAETSRISSSCHARKLVESRNEMEYMARHDYLTKLPNRFMTQPKIEAMFGRKKEFYGILLDIDNFKSINDFYTHSFGDEVLRQISARFLKLAEDRVFFISRFGGDEFFVLYSGENFDEDSHDLVRLQGIFSDPVEYKNTKVYVQASMGVASSLNCSSPDELIVNADIAMYESKRAGKNRCTFFRETMKTDRSTTDEIEAVLKDCIENDGFKVLYQPQIDVDNGVIYGYEALVRIKDNSLPPSQFIPIAEEKGCIIDIGRKVTEKVVQQIAEWRSHGMALHKVSINYSYGQISDTGYVNFLRALLKQYDISPALICIEITESLFIENKDKAIKLFDEFTKLGVSLSLDDFGTGYSSLSYLTYIPVETVKLDKSLIDHYLNSANDLFIKNIVRLVHSLNMRLVVEGVEFKWQFNKLKTFHCDYIQGYLFSKPISGNDVEAFARKRAAAI from the coding sequence ATGTTAAGCAAAAGAAGAAGATTCATAACATCGTTTTTTATTGTTTCCGCTACTGTGGGAATAATAGCCAGTGTGTTTTTTCTCATCGCGGCTCTTTACGGGAAAAAAATCGCTCAGAGTGATTATTACAAAGAAATTGAATCTCCCGAAGCCCATGTACTTTTCATAAGTTCCTACGATATAACGTATTTCAGTGTTCTCAGACAAATACGCGGAATTCATTCAGTTTTTGACGAAAACAATATTTCTTTTGATGTAGAATTCATGGACACAAAGCGCTTTACAGAAAGTGAGGTTGTGGACAATTTCTATAAGTCACTCAAATACAAGCTCAATACAATCAAATACAAGTACGATGCAATACTTCTTGCAGATGATGCTGCCCTTGATTTTGGAGAAAAATATCAAGATGAACTTTTTGCCGGAATTCCCATTGTCTTTTTCTGCGTAAACAGCATTTCCCATGCAAATAGAGCCGTTGCCCGTCCGTTAATAACAGGTTATGCAGAAGAAATTTTCCTTGAAGACACACTGAACGTTGCGCTCAGGCTTAACCCCGGTGCAAAATCTGTAACCGCAATTTATGATGAAACACCTACAGGTTACGGCGACTGGATTCAGTTTAGAAATTTTGCAAACCGTTATAAAACCGAGTACAAGAACTTTGATTTTTACGGAATAAACACAACAAGTCTTTCACATTTTGAATTTGCTTCAAGTCTTTCAAATCTTGATGATTCTACGATTCTGATGTTCCTGAGCGCCGTAGATGATAAACAGGGAAATGTATATTCAAGTGCGTCACAGGTGGAATTTATTGTAAAACATTCCAAAATTCCCGTTTACCGCTACAATACAAACGGTCTCGGACAGGGAATTCTTGGAGGCAAAACCGTAGACTTTGAAACGGAAGCAAGAAATGCTGCTTTGCTTGTACTGGATATTCTTGAAGGAACAAATATGAATTTTATTTCCCTCAAGAGAAATACGGAAGGTCTTTTCTATTTTGACAATGATGTAATACAAAGGTTTAATCTGGACGAATCAAAGCTTCCCAAAGATGCTGTCATAATAAATAAAAAAATATCTGCCATTAAAGCTTATGCAAAAATTCTTGCACCTTGCATTTTTCTTGTTCTGTCACTTGGTGCTCTTCTTATCATTGCCGAAACTTCAAGAATTTCTTCCAGCTGCCATGCACGCAAACTTGTGGAATCACGCAACGAGATGGAATATATGGCGCGCCATGACTATCTTACCAAATTGCCCAATCGTTTTATGACACAGCCAAAGATAGAAGCAATGTTCGGCAGGAAAAAAGAATTTTACGGAATCCTTCTGGATATTGACAACTTCAAGAGTATAAACGATTTTTATACACATTCTTTTGGTGACGAAGTGCTCAGGCAGATTTCTGCACGTTTCCTTAAGCTTGCCGAAGACCGTGTTTTCTTTATTTCACGTTTTGGCGGTGACGAATTTTTTGTATTGTACAGCGGTGAAAATTTTGACGAGGACAGCCACGATCTTGTAAGACTTCAGGGAATTTTCAGCGACCCAGTTGAATATAAAAATACAAAAGTTTATGTTCAGGCAAGCATGGGTGTGGCTTCTTCTTTGAATTGTTCCAGCCCTGACGAACTTATTGTAAATGCCGACATTGCAATGTACGAGTCCAAGCGTGCAGGAAAAAACAGATGTACTTTCTTCCGCGAGACAATGAAAACAGACCGCAGCACGACTGATGAAATAGAAGCTGTTCTCAAGGACTGTATTGAAAATGACGGATTCAAAGTTTTGTACCAGCCGCAGATAGATGTAGACAACGGTGTAATTTACGGTTACGAAGCTCTTGTAAGAATAAAGGATAATTCACTTCCGCCGTCGCAGTTTATTCCCATTGCAGAAGAAAAGGGCTGTATAATTGATATAGGACGCAAAGTTACCGAAAAGGTTGTGCAGCAGATTGCAGAATGGCGCAGTCACGGAATGGCACTTCATAAGGTTTCCATCAATTATTCTTACGGACAGATTTCAGACACAGGTTACGTTAACTTTTTGCGCGCTCTTCTCAAGCAGTACGATATTTCGCCGGCACTTATTTGCATTGAAATTACAGAAAGTCTTTTTATAGAAAACAAAGACAAGGCAATAAAACTTTTTGACGAGTTTACTAAACTTGGCGTGTCCCTTTCGCTTGATGATTTTGGAACAGGTTATTCTTCTTTGAGTTACCTTACTTATATTCCTGTAGAAACAGTCAAACTGGACAAGTCTCTTATTGATCATTATCTTAACAGTGCGAACGATTTGTTTATTAAAAATATTGTGCGCTTGGTTCATTCCCTTAATATGCGTCTTGTTGTTGAAGGAGTTGAATTCAAGTGGCAGTTTAACAAACTCAAGACATTCCACTGTGACTATATTCAGGGCTATCTGTTCAGCAAACCCATTTCTGGTAATGATGTCGAGGCGTTTGCAAGAAAAAGAGCCGCCGCCATTTGA
- a CDS encoding CidA/LrgA family protein — MKFLKQFTIILIVSFIGETLNHLIPLPVPASIYGLVIMFACLKFKIFKLSAVQETGDFLLDIMPLLFVPPSVGFISAIPLMKKYGIQFTVIAVFSTFIVMVVTGLVTQFIMKIMSKKDSEKEGKEK, encoded by the coding sequence ATGAAGTTTCTTAAACAGTTTACAATTATTCTGATTGTTTCATTTATCGGTGAAACTCTTAACCATCTTATTCCGCTTCCTGTACCGGCAAGCATTTACGGACTGGTAATAATGTTTGCGTGTCTTAAGTTTAAGATTTTCAAACTTTCTGCTGTACAGGAAACCGGCGATTTTCTTCTGGACATAATGCCGCTGCTTTTTGTTCCGCCGAGTGTCGGTTTTATAAGCGCTATTCCTCTCATGAAAAAATACGGAATTCAATTTACGGTAATTGCAGTTTTTTCTACGTTTATTGTTATGGTCGTAACGGGACTTGTGACGCAGTTTATAATGAAAATAATGTCAAAAAAAGATTCAGAAAAGGAAGGTAAAGAAAAATGA
- a CDS encoding ABC transporter substrate-binding protein, which yields MLKKSFATVIGLAAAVSFLFSACDRKKLNIQSTIYVDDERDGAKIILGFSQIGTESSWRTENTRSVFEAAAEQGIQVLYDDAQQKQTNQLKAIRSFIVYRVDVIAFVPIVEDGWDNVLREAKEARIPVIVVDRKIKTQDESLYAGFIGEDGIEEGRKAARFLLQKYSDSTKKLNVLELRGTDYSSMAKERSAGFREVLLQDPRFCIVKSVSGDFLRSRGKEIISNIFAKEGSLSWENSSLDIIFSHNDAMSLGALDTLQLYGVNAGRDVTIVSIDGEKDAVAALREGKINCIVECNPRLGPELIKLVKTAANRNTIPRVTYVDGRVYSENDDFSLTQAVGF from the coding sequence ATGTTAAAAAAAAGTTTTGCTACTGTAATTGGACTGGCGGCGGCGGTTAGTTTCTTATTTAGCGCATGTGACAGAAAAAAATTGAACATTCAGTCTACTATATACGTGGACGACGAGCGCGACGGTGCAAAAATAATACTGGGCTTTTCGCAGATAGGCACAGAGAGTTCGTGGCGTACCGAAAACACGCGGTCTGTTTTTGAAGCAGCCGCAGAACAGGGAATTCAGGTTCTTTACGATGATGCACAGCAGAAACAGACCAATCAGCTTAAGGCAATACGCTCTTTTATAGTTTACCGCGTTGATGTAATTGCTTTTGTTCCGATTGTGGAAGACGGTTGGGACAATGTTCTCAGGGAAGCAAAGGAAGCACGCATTCCGGTTATTGTTGTAGACAGAAAAATCAAAACGCAGGACGAGTCACTTTATGCCGGTTTTATCGGTGAAGACGGAATAGAAGAAGGTCGCAAAGCAGCACGTTTCCTTTTGCAAAAATATTCTGACTCCACAAAAAAACTGAATGTTCTTGAGCTTCGCGGAACAGATTATTCTTCCATGGCAAAGGAACGTTCCGCCGGGTTCAGGGAAGTGCTTTTACAGGACCCGCGCTTTTGTATTGTAAAAAGTGTTTCCGGTGATTTTTTAAGGTCACGTGGCAAAGAAATTATTTCAAACATTTTTGCAAAAGAAGGTTCGCTTTCGTGGGAAAATTCCTCGCTGGATATTATTTTTTCACACAATGACGCAATGTCTTTGGGTGCGCTTGATACGCTGCAACTTTACGGTGTGAACGCGGGGCGCGATGTTACAATAGTGAGCATTGACGGAGAAAAAGATGCTGTGGCGGCACTCAGGGAAGGAAAGATAAACTGTATTGTAGAATGCAATCCGCGTCTTGGACCCGAACTTATTAAACTTGTAAAGACAGCCGCCAACCGTAACACTATTCCCCGCGTGACTTATGTAGACGGCCGTGTCTATTCTGAGAACGATGATTTTTCTTTGACACAGGCAGTTGGTTTTTAA
- a CDS encoding Hsp20/alpha crystallin family protein — MNELSLLDTLFGNDGTMPSFYTRACTPNVDVKETKDAYILTMDLPGRNENDVEIGLKDDILTIASVEKAETKEEKKEDKEEFSWLIHERHSSSFKRTFSLPKDINPEAVTAVFKNGVLTVRIERKAAASAKKIAIRVD, encoded by the coding sequence ATGAACGAACTTTCACTTTTGGACACACTTTTTGGAAACGACGGTACAATGCCATCTTTCTACACTCGCGCATGCACTCCGAATGTTGATGTAAAAGAGACAAAGGATGCATACATTCTTACCATGGATTTGCCTGGCAGAAATGAAAACGATGTGGAAATCGGTCTTAAAGATGACATTCTTACAATTGCTTCTGTAGAAAAAGCTGAAACAAAAGAAGAGAAAAAGGAAGACAAAGAAGAATTCTCATGGCTTATCCACGAGCGCCATTCTTCTTCTTTCAAACGCACCTTCTCTCTTCCGAAGGACATTAATCCTGAAGCCGTTACTGCGGTTTTCAAGAACGGTGTTCTTACCGTAAGAATCGAGCGCAAGGCTGCTGCTTCTGCAAAGAAGATTGCAATCCGCGTTGACTGA
- a CDS encoding LrgB family protein — translation MKEFCENSVFFGVFLTLFTYMIGVWLHKKTKFFLFSPLIVSITLCIVFLLATGISYESYELGAKLVSDLLTPATVCLAIPLYQQFEKLKRNWPAIIGGIVAGVLTNFVFILVMCILFKIGHTEYVSMLPKSITTAIGLPLAEELGGSVPITVVMIIITGNLGNLFAAKICKIFHINDPIAKGVAIGTSAHALGTAAAIQMGEVEGAMSGLSIAVAGLLTVVGASVFAQFI, via the coding sequence ATGAAGGAATTCTGCGAAAATTCAGTATTTTTTGGTGTTTTTCTGACGCTTTTTACTTACATGATTGGCGTATGGCTTCATAAAAAGACAAAATTCTTTTTGTTCAGTCCGCTGATTGTTTCCATTACATTGTGTATTGTTTTTTTGCTGGCCACCGGTATTTCCTACGAGTCGTATGAACTGGGTGCAAAACTTGTGTCAGATCTTCTTACACCTGCAACCGTGTGTCTTGCAATTCCCCTTTACCAGCAGTTTGAAAAACTCAAGCGCAACTGGCCTGCCATTATAGGCGGAATTGTGGCTGGTGTTCTTACAAACTTTGTGTTTATTCTTGTAATGTGCATTCTGTTTAAAATCGGCCACACAGAATATGTTTCTATGCTGCCAAAATCAATTACTACGGCTATAGGTCTTCCACTTGCAGAAGAATTGGGCGGTTCTGTTCCGATTACTGTCGTGATGATTATCATAACAGGAAATCTGGGCAATCTTTTTGCTGCAAAAATCTGCAAAATCTTCCATATAAACGACCCGATTGCAAAAGGCGTTGCCATAGGAACTTCGGCCCATGCTTTGGGTACCGCCGCCGCCATTCAGATGGGTGAAGTCGAAGGTGCAATGAGTGGTCTTTCAATAGCCGTAGCAGGTCTTCTTACCGTAGTTGGTGCATCTGTTTTTGCCCAGTTTATTTGA
- a CDS encoding leucine-rich repeat domain-containing protein, whose translation MEKVEFSIPEGVTEITAATIPNHRAICSVHIPEGVLVIGENAFADCVNLKEIEIPSSVVAIERGAFKNCAFLNSIEIPAGITTITADSFADCVSLESITLPDSITGIKERAFAGCTGIKNIVIPDNLTECARDAFPNSGTYLPTNKVYRYENGMMLNTSNGMLLFYNGSDEKLQTPAGAKGIGRRAFYNCNASSIRVSEGVTSISDEAFAGCLNKVKVFLPESVDYIELSAFDKNTKIYCRQGSYAEGWCRNGPFNRLADERISEQLK comes from the coding sequence ATGGAAAAAGTTGAATTCAGTATTCCCGAAGGCGTTACAGAAATTACTGCGGCTACAATTCCCAATCATCGCGCAATATGTTCCGTACATATTCCCGAAGGCGTTCTTGTTATCGGTGAAAATGCCTTTGCCGACTGCGTAAATCTTAAAGAAATAGAAATTCCCTCTTCGGTAGTGGCAATAGAGCGCGGTGCCTTTAAAAACTGCGCATTTTTGAATTCAATAGAAATTCCTGCGGGAATTACGACAATAACAGCCGATTCTTTTGCCGACTGTGTAAGCCTTGAGTCAATAACTCTTCCCGACTCCATAACCGGAATAAAGGAACGCGCTTTTGCAGGCTGCACAGGCATTAAAAATATAGTCATTCCCGATAATTTAACAGAATGTGCGCGTGACGCTTTTCCTAACAGCGGCACATATCTTCCTACAAACAAAGTTTACCGTTACGAAAACGGCATGATGCTCAATACTTCAAACGGAATGCTTCTTTTCTACAACGGAAGTGACGAAAAACTGCAGACCCCGGCAGGTGCAAAGGGAATAGGTCGCCGCGCCTTCTATAACTGCAACGCTTCTTCAATAAGAGTAAGCGAAGGAGTAACCAGTATTTCTGATGAAGCATTTGCCGGCTGTTTAAATAAAGTGAAAGTTTTCCTTCCCGAATCTGTGGACTACATTGAACTGAGTGCCTTTGACAAAAATACAAAAATCTACTGCAGACAGGGTTCCTATGCAGAAGGCTGGTGCCGCAACGGCCCGTTTAACCGCCTGGCAGATGAACGTATTTCAGAACAACTCAAATAG
- a CDS encoding omptin family outer membrane protease has protein sequence MKKKVLVLSAFLLTSAAFCTTKSSGTPGKEFYIQTQTGAVYGSMEKFLYSSALTDRAVSRLVWEIKPLWYFGLLGGTKLGNFEAQIEFNGALSLRSGRMFDYDFTTDGTLTTYSVHEETAVHSAQTSIGLNYALFRTKNVDLKTAVEVFYSYNSFTARNGYGWYGMNLPEDNPGNCFYEAGRLYGIDYSRHSFYTFAGIAAELRSGPHWGFTFELMVSPFAYISGLDHHLNASEGTHYMEVQYALFKAMKSSFGIYVNFGTMRASLTCSGLVQSLQKGTLYHDYWSENLSRSDQPCASKNSTANICLSLRKYF, from the coding sequence ATGAAAAAGAAAGTACTTGTCCTTTCTGCATTTTTACTGACATCCGCGGCTTTTTGCACAACAAAATCATCAGGTACGCCCGGCAAAGAATTTTACATCCAGACACAAACCGGGGCTGTTTACGGCAGCATGGAAAAATTTCTTTACTCAAGTGCACTTACCGACCGCGCAGTAAGCCGTCTTGTCTGGGAAATAAAGCCTTTATGGTATTTTGGTCTTCTTGGCGGAACAAAACTCGGTAACTTTGAAGCACAAATTGAATTCAACGGAGCACTTTCTTTAAGGTCCGGCAGAATGTTTGACTATGATTTTACCACTGACGGAACACTTACCACGTATTCTGTCCACGAAGAAACAGCCGTACACAGTGCACAGACTTCCATTGGGCTTAATTACGCATTGTTCCGCACAAAAAATGTGGATTTGAAAACCGCCGTAGAAGTTTTTTATTCGTACAATTCGTTTACGGCAAGAAACGGCTACGGCTGGTACGGAATGAATCTTCCCGAAGATAATCCTGGCAACTGTTTTTATGAAGCAGGACGTCTTTACGGAATAGACTACAGCCGCCACTCTTTTTATACATTTGCAGGAATTGCAGCAGAGTTGCGTTCAGGTCCGCACTGGGGCTTTACTTTTGAACTTATGGTGTCTCCTTTTGCATATATTTCGGGACTGGATCACCATCTTAACGCCTCTGAGGGAACACACTACATGGAAGTACAGTACGCTCTGTTTAAGGCCATGAAATCTTCATTCGGAATATACGTCAACTTTGGCACAATGCGTGCTTCACTTACATGCAGCGGCCTTGTCCAAAGTTTGCAAAAAGGTACGCTCTACCACGATTACTGGAGTGAAAATCTTTCCCGTTCAGACCAGCCATGCGCTTCAAAAAACAGCACCGCAAACATCTGCCTTTCCTTAAGAAAATACTTTTAA
- a CDS encoding MATE family efflux transporter, which yields MDNSKSQLGTAPLGSLMLKLALPSIVAQVINILYNIIDRIYIGHIDSAASLALTGVGICFPIITLVSAFSLFAGAGGAPLAAIELGKSEHDKNAKSRAESILGNAVILLVAFAVLLTVIFQIFMRPVLMAFGASEATIPYAQDYLRIYMAGTIFVQLSIGLNPFINAQGFAGTAMLSIVIGAVANIILDPVFIFVFDMGVKGAAVATVISQAISTVWIVIFLCSKKSSLRISPAILKFKPAVAAKISALGLSPFIMSATESAISVVFNTGLQKFGGDIYVGAMTIMQSLMQVCYIPIQGFTDGVQPIVSYNYGAGNLKRVRTTIKRMIYISFAASVAAAVIILAFPKTFVSIFTSDAQLISLAVSLMPVYFGAVWIFGVQMAAQRTFVALGRAKTSIFVALLRKVILLIPLALVLPHFMGVNGIFWSEPIASTTSAVTSFVLFLVCYSSLKDKK from the coding sequence ATGGATAATTCAAAATCACAGCTGGGAACTGCACCTTTGGGTTCCCTCATGCTTAAACTTGCGCTTCCTTCAATAGTAGCGCAGGTTATTAACATTCTCTACAATATTATAGACAGAATTTATATTGGTCACATAGACAGCGCTGCATCTCTGGCCCTTACCGGAGTAGGCATCTGCTTTCCTATAATAACGCTGGTTTCTGCATTCAGTCTTTTTGCCGGAGCGGGAGGCGCGCCGCTTGCAGCAATAGAACTCGGCAAAAGCGAGCATGACAAAAATGCAAAATCGCGCGCCGAATCAATTCTGGGGAATGCAGTAATTCTTCTGGTTGCATTTGCTGTTCTTCTTACAGTAATCTTTCAGATTTTTATGCGTCCTGTTCTTATGGCTTTCGGGGCAAGTGAAGCTACTATTCCGTATGCGCAGGATTATTTAAGAATTTATATGGCTGGAACGATTTTTGTTCAGCTTTCCATTGGTCTTAACCCTTTTATAAATGCGCAGGGTTTTGCCGGAACAGCAATGCTTTCTATAGTAATTGGGGCTGTTGCAAATATTATTCTTGACCCTGTCTTTATTTTTGTTTTTGACATGGGCGTCAAGGGTGCGGCTGTTGCTACAGTAATAAGCCAGGCCATAAGCACTGTATGGATAGTAATATTTCTCTGTTCAAAAAAATCGTCGCTAAGAATAAGTCCTGCAATCCTTAAATTTAAGCCGGCGGTTGCGGCAAAAATTTCTGCTTTGGGACTGTCGCCTTTTATTATGTCTGCCACAGAAAGTGCAATTTCTGTTGTATTCAATACGGGGCTGCAGAAGTTTGGCGGTGACATCTACGTTGGTGCAATGACAATTATGCAGAGTCTTATGCAGGTCTGCTATATTCCTATTCAGGGATTCACAGACGGTGTTCAGCCTATTGTAAGCTACAATTACGGTGCCGGTAACTTAAAGCGAGTGCGTACTACAATAAAAAGAATGATTTATATTTCATTCGCAGCTTCAGTGGCGGCGGCAGTAATTATTCTTGCATTCCCAAAAACATTTGTTTCTATTTTTACTTCCGATGCGCAGCTTATTTCACTTGCGGTAAGTTTAATGCCGGTTTATTTTGGTGCAGTCTGGATTTTTGGCGTGCAGATGGCGGCACAAAGAACATTTGTTGCGCTTGGCCGTGCAAAGACTTCTATATTCGTGGCTCTTTTAAGAAAGGTAATTCTTCTTATTCCTCTGGCACTTGTTCTGCCACATTTTATGGGCGTTAACGGCATTTTCTGGTCCGAACCGATTGCTTCTACAACTTCGGCAGTTACGTCCTTTGTGCTGTTTCTGGTCTGCTATTCGTCACTTAAGGACAAAAAGTAA